One window of Komagataeibacter xylinus genomic DNA carries:
- a CDS encoding IS256 family transposase: MTISKELLDELLTGVKRPEDLLGDSGLLKELKIRLMERMLGAELSAHLGYEEGKAAPPGQSNRRNGSTTKVLKGQDGAFPVTVPRDRDSSFEPELIKKGQTRIDGIDDRIIGLYAAGLTVRDIQTHLLDLYGLKVSPDLISRVTDAVLDEVREWQGRALDRMYPIVIFDALRVKIRDADSRTVKNKAVYVALGVTREGVREVLGLWIAENEGAKFWLSVMNELKNRGIQDILIAVVDGLKGFPEAITAAFPEAMVQTCIVHLVRHSLNFCSWKDRKAVAADLRRIYGAATADMAAAELDAFEEKWAGKYASIAPAWRRAWPEVIPFFAFDPAIRKIIYTTNAIESLNRVIRKSIKTRGSFPTDDAATKLIYLAIRSFEKDGRNVREWFAARNQFAIMFGERFAA; the protein is encoded by the coding sequence ATGACCATCTCGAAGGAACTCCTGGACGAATTGCTGACGGGCGTGAAGCGTCCTGAAGACCTGCTCGGAGACAGCGGGTTGCTGAAGGAGCTGAAAATTCGGCTCATGGAGCGTATGCTGGGTGCAGAGTTGAGCGCGCATCTGGGCTATGAGGAAGGCAAGGCTGCCCCGCCGGGCCAGTCGAACCGGCGGAATGGCTCCACGACCAAGGTGCTGAAAGGCCAGGACGGCGCCTTTCCGGTGACGGTGCCGCGCGACCGCGACAGCAGCTTTGAGCCGGAGCTTATAAAGAAGGGCCAGACCCGGATCGACGGGATCGACGACAGGATCATCGGTCTCTATGCCGCCGGTCTGACGGTCCGGGACATCCAGACCCATCTGCTTGATCTTTATGGCCTGAAGGTCTCTCCCGACCTGATCAGCCGCGTCACCGATGCCGTGCTGGACGAGGTCCGGGAGTGGCAGGGCCGGGCGCTGGATCGGATGTATCCCATCGTGATCTTCGATGCCCTTCGGGTAAAGATCCGCGATGCTGACAGCCGGACCGTTAAAAACAAGGCGGTTTACGTTGCTCTCGGTGTCACCCGCGAGGGAGTGCGCGAGGTTCTGGGGCTCTGGATCGCCGAGAATGAAGGCGCCAAATTCTGGCTTTCGGTCATGAACGAGTTGAAGAACCGGGGCATCCAGGACATCCTGATCGCGGTCGTGGACGGGCTGAAAGGCTTTCCCGAGGCCATCACCGCCGCCTTTCCCGAGGCGATGGTTCAGACCTGTATTGTTCACCTGGTGCGCCACAGCCTGAACTTCTGCTCATGGAAGGACCGCAAGGCCGTGGCTGCCGACCTGCGCCGGATCTACGGGGCGGCGACCGCTGACATGGCGGCCGCAGAGCTCGATGCGTTCGAGGAGAAATGGGCCGGGAAATACGCGTCGATCGCCCCGGCATGGCGCCGGGCATGGCCAGAAGTGATCCCGTTTTTTGCCTTCGATCCGGCGATCCGCAAGATCATATACACTACGAACGCCATCGAGAGCCTGAACCGGGTCATCCGCAAATCGATCAAGACGCGCGGTTCGTTCCCGACCGACGATGCCGCAACGAAGCTGATCTACCTGGCGATCCGCAGCTTCGAGAAAGACGGGCGGAATGTTCGGGAATGGTTTGCAGCCCGCAACCAGTTCGCCATAATGTTCGGCGAGCGCTTCGCCGCTTGA
- a CDS encoding AbrB/MazE/SpoVT family DNA-binding domain-containing protein — protein MVELKVRKFGNSLGVVLPKEVISRLNTQDGAPLYLTEAPDGGYRLVPYDPDFETKMAKAEDIMRRYRDTLHVLAQ, from the coding sequence ATGGTCGAACTGAAAGTGCGAAAATTCGGAAACTCACTCGGGGTAGTACTGCCCAAGGAAGTGATCTCACGGCTGAACACCCAGGACGGCGCGCCCCTGTATCTGACCGAAGCACCAGACGGCGGATATCGGCTCGTGCCCTATGATCCCGACTTCGAAACAAAAATGGCGAAGGCTGAGGATATTATGCGGCGTTACCGTGATACGCTGCATGTTCTGGCCCAATGA
- a CDS encoding DUF4160 domain-containing protein — MPTLLRINGFRVVIYTADHVPMHVHVISADGEAVIEIGRKARLIRAGGMKDKVIQEALVIVQDHAEMLAEAWEKIHGE; from the coding sequence ATGCCGACGCTTCTACGCATCAATGGATTTCGTGTCGTGATTTACACGGCAGATCATGTGCCAATGCACGTTCACGTCATAAGCGCGGATGGAGAAGCGGTGATTGAAATTGGCAGGAAAGCCCGACTGATACGAGCAGGTGGCATGAAAGATAAGGTCATACAGGAAGCCCTTGTCATCGTGCAGGACCACGCTGAGATGTTGGCTGAAGCATGGGAGAAGATACATGGCGAATGA
- a CDS encoding DUF2442 domain-containing protein — MANDMNYQAAREADALHRATIPHAVSARFIRARRALHVTLSNGVEMSVPVSLIQDLQDASLNDLADIEITPLGNGLHWPRLDADVLVEGLIHGIYGSRSWMAAQMGRVGGSSASQEKAAAARRNGAKGGRPRNVA; from the coding sequence ATGGCGAATGACATGAACTATCAGGCCGCTCGTGAAGCAGACGCGCTTCATAGAGCGACAATTCCTCATGCGGTCTCCGCACGGTTTATCCGTGCTCGCCGCGCTCTTCACGTCACGCTCTCCAACGGTGTTGAGATGAGCGTGCCTGTGAGTCTGATACAAGATTTGCAGGACGCTTCCCTGAATGATCTGGCCGATATCGAGATCACTCCGCTGGGTAATGGCCTTCACTGGCCCCGTCTCGACGCCGATGTTCTGGTCGAAGGTCTGATCCACGGTATCTACGGTTCCCGAAGCTGGATGGCAGCACAGATGGGACGCGTGGGCGGATCGTCCGCCAGCCAGGAAAAGGCAGCGGCAGCACGCCGGAATGGTGCTAAAGGCGGTCGGCCAAGGAACGTCGCGTAA